The Candidatus Thiothrix anitrata genome includes the window CAACAAGCCAAGGTATTGCACTACAAACGCTATGCTCAACAACATCACGCTGTCATTGCTCCAGCCAAGCACCAGCAGCGTAACCGGAATCACAAACACTGCAATCGGGAATGCCAGTTTAATCGCTTTAATGACCTGCGGGCTTTGGTGATGGAAAAACTCACGTGTATTGAATGACCCACCCATAGCCCCTTGGCTGATTTGGGTAATTTTCGGATGGCGGATGCCAATCGCACTGCACGCAGTGGTTTTACGCTTGATGCGGGCATTACGACGCAAGGAATACATGCGAGTTGTAAAACCGACCAAGGTAATGATGATCGCCCACATGACGAAGAACATAACCAAATTGCTTTGTTGGGAAGCTGCCAATGCCGCAGCCAAGGTGAACCCTGATGCGCTGCCCAGCAGCAGATAATTCACCACGGTTAACGGGCTTGCCCATTCTTGGATGAATTTCACCGCCGCGTAAATCATGCCGGTACATAGATAGAGTAAGAACGCTAGGACAGTGGCGATAAAACCAACTAATAGTGATAGGTGAATATTTACTGTCCCTGCTGACACTAGCACCGGATCAATACCGAAGTAGTACAACGCGCCCCACAAGAAAGCAGCACCACTGAACGCCGGTAGCACAATCACTTCGCGAGCCAGCCAAGACGTGCGCCACATGGTAGCAGCACGCCATGCCCGCTCAGGTCGTCCCAAGTGAAAGAATGACGCAAACAGTCCCAGTCCCATGAGCAGCATCACCAGTAGTGTGCCGTTCACGTATAAATCAACCGGTGGCAATTGCCCACCCAAAATTCCGAACGTACCGTAAACTTGCCCAGTGTACAGTGCCAGAAACAAACCCTGACCTGCGCCAATCAGCGTGGTCAGAAAAATAACCGAAAATGCCGGATTCATAAGCAATAATCTCCTTAGAACAAGAAGTCATCCAGCGATGGCAGGTCGGAATTGACCGCAGGACGCTGTTCTTCTTTCTTCAATGGGTTGTCAACACGGTGCAGTGCTTCCTCATCCACATTCGCATGGTTTTTGCGACGTGGCAGGTAATGGTTTGCTGGGCGCGTACCCCATTCCGGCTGCAACTGATAGCCGCCGCGTTCTGCAATGGCTACGGATACATTGGAATCCGGGTCATGCACATCACCAAACAAGCGTGCACTGGTGGGGCAAGCCAGCACACACGCGGGTTTGCGGCGTTCTTCCGGCAAGCTGTAGTCGTAAATACGGTCAACGCACAAGGTGCATTTCTTCATTACCTTTTGCTTGGCATCCAGTTCCCGCGCACCATAAGGACAGGCCCACGAGCAATATTTGCAGCCAATACATTTGTCGTAATCGACCAGTACAATGCCGTCTTCCTTGCGCTTGTAGCTTGCCCCCGTCGGGCAAACCGGCACGCACGGCGGGTCTTCGCAATGCAGACAGCTTTTCGGGAAATGCACTGTCTCGGTTTTTGGGTACTCGCCTACTTCAAAGGTTTGCACACGGTTGAAGAAGGTTCCCGTCGGGTCTTTGCCATACGGGTTCATGTCCACCATGCCACCGCCGCCTTCGCTGGAAGTGTTCCATTCTTTACATGAGGTGACGCAGGCACTACAGCCGACGCACACATTCAGGTCAATGACTAACGCTAATTGGGTCATGTTTATTTCCCCTTAAACCGATTTTTGAACAGGCCAGAACCACCAATGAAGGTTTGCCATTTACCGACAGGTTTGGCCATGCCAGGGTAGCGCGGCATGGTTTCAAATTGTGGGAAGGTGGAGCCTTGTTCAGCATCACTGGCTTTGTATACTTTCACGCGTACATCGAACCATGCCGCTTGGCCGGTAATCGGGTCGGAGTTGGAATAGTGCTGGCCTTCGGGTTGGTTTGGCAGCTCTTCACCGATAATGTGGTTGAGCAAGAAACCGCGCTGGCATTCGTTGGCATCTTTTTCCAATGCCCACGCGCCAGAGGCTTTACCAATCGCATTCCAAGTCCACACTGTGTTCGGTTCGACCGATTGGGAGAAGCGGGCTTGGCAGCGTATCCGACCGTGCACAGACTCAACCCATATCCAGTCGTTATCTTCAAAGCCATTCTTTTCGCCCACGCTGGGGTGCATGTGCAAGTAGTTATGCGCATGAATTTGGCGCAACCACGCATTCTGTGAATCCCACGAGTGATACATTGCCATCGGACGCTGGGTCAACGCACTCAGTGGGAATTCCTGTTTATTGATCATCTCGTTTTCGAGCGGCTCGTGGTAGAACGGCAGCGCATCGAAGAAACGTTCCACCCGTTTACGCAAACGATCCGGCGGCTGCTTGCCGTGCGAAATGCCTTGCGCAGCGCGACGGAATTTATGCAGCACCTCGGAATACAGGTGAATATTGATTGGTTCGGCGTGACGGGTCATACCGTTGGCTTGCGCCCACTGCAAATAACCCGCGTTCCAGTTACGCATGTACTGGTACGACTTCGGCATCACATGGTGGTGCATACAGTTGTTCTTGGCGTACTGTTCCCACTGGTTGGGGTTAGGTTCGCCACGCATGGTTTTCTGCCCGTTTTGCCCGCGCCAGCCACTTAAGAAACCAATGCCCGAACCGGGGGCGGTTTCAAAATTGACAATGAAATCAGGGTAATCACGGTATTTGCGCTTGCCTTCCTTGTCGGTAAACGCAGGGAAACCAAGGCGTGAACCCAATTCAATCAGCACTTCTTGGAACGGTTTGCAGTCGCCTGTCACTGGCAAAATCGGAATTCGTACCGAATCCACCGGGCCGTCGAATTCGGAAATCGGGCGATCCAACATCGACATTACGTCATAGCGTTCCAGATAGGTGGTATCCGGCAGAATCAGGTCGGCAAATGCAGTCATTTCCGAGTGGAACGCATCGCACACCACCAAAAACGGGATTTTGTACTCGCCGTTTTCGTTTTTGTCCTTGAGCATGTCACGCACATCGGAGGTATTCATTGACGAGTTCCATGCCATATTCGCCATGAAAATCAGTAAAGTGTCGAGAGTGTACGGGTCGCCGCGCCAAGCGTTGGTAATTACGTTGTGCATCAAACCGTGGACGGACAGCGGGTATTCCCACGAGAAACCTTTATCAATCCGTACCGGTTCACCCTTGTCATCCACGAATAAATCATCCGGGTCAGCAGGCCAGCCGAGCGGTACGCCTTCCAACGGGGTATTGGGTTTGACATCTTCCGGTTTATTTGGGGTTTTCGGGCACGGTGGAATTGGGCGCGGGTACGGTGCTTTGTGGCGGAAACCACCGGGGCGGTCAATCGTCCCTAACAACGACATTAGCACACTTAAAGCGCGGATAGTTTGGAAACCGTTGGAATGCGCCGCCAAGCCGCGCATCGCATGGAATGCCACAGGGTTACCCACTACATGGTCGTGTTCATTGCCCCACACGTCAGTCCAAGCAATCGGTAATTCGATTTTCTGGTCACGCGCTGTAATCCCCATTTCGTGCGCCAACCGTTTAATGGTTGCCGCCGGGATACCGGTAACGCCTTCCGCCCATTCTGCGGTATAACTTTCCACGCGTTCACGCAACAACTGGAACGACGGTTTCACAGGTGTGCCGTCTTTGAGCTTGAATTCGCCAGTCAGGAACGGGTCAGCACCGGGGGTATGGGTGGAAATCGGCTTGTTGAGGTCACGATCCCACCACAGTTTATTTTGCGGGTCGAAACAGCCTTCTTCAGGCGGCACTTCAAAACGCAGGAACATGCCGTATTCGCTGTTGTTCGGGTCAAGGTTTACCAGTTCCGGGCCGTTGGTGTAATTCACCACGAAATCGCGGTCGTACAAGCCTTGCTCAATGATTTCGCGGGTAATTGCCAGCAGCAACGCGCCATCTGTACCGGGGCGGATCGGAATCCATTCATCTGCTACCGCCGCGTAACCAGTGCGCACCGGATTGATCGCAATCATGCGCCCGCCGTTGCGTTTGAATTCGCCTAGCTCAATTTTCAGCGGGTTGGAATGGTGGTCTTCCGCAGTGCCAATCATTACGAACAATTTTGCGTGATGCAGATCCGGGCCACCGAATTCCCAGAAGGAACCACCGATGGTGTAAATCATCCCCGCTGCCATGTTCACGGAACAGAAACCGCCGTGTGCTGCGTAGTTGGGTGTGCCGAATTGCTTGGCGAATAAACCGGTGAGGGCTTGCATTTGGTCACGTCCGGTGAATAGTCCGAATCTTTTCGGATCAGTTTCACGGATGTGCTTGAGGCGAGTCGCCAGTGTGTCGAATGCTTCATCCCAAGTAATCGGCTCAAACTGGCCTTCGCCACGGGTGGCATTGGCCTTGCGTTTGAGTGGCTGGGTCAGGCGTGCGGGGGAATACTGCTTCATGATGCCGGAGGAACCCTTGGCACAAATCACACCCTTGTTGAGCGGATGGTCAGGATTGCCCTCAATGTATTTCACCTCGCCATTTTTGATGTGAACATTGATACCGCAGCGGCAGGCACACATGTAGCATGTGGTGCTTTTGATTTCGGTTGCTTGGTTTGTTTGGGTAGTCATATCAGTAGGTAACTAAATAATAAATTACTGAAATACAGTGTTACCCGATAGTGCTTGATGTAAGTCAAGTAATCAATAACCCATTTTATCTATATTAATAGAATTTATTTATTGATGGATTAGCCATGCCGTTGCCTGAGTCACGCTTTTCTACACCCTGGCCCGGTGATAATACTGCGTCCTCCGGTCTGTAATCTGATCTGTATCTGGGTATTAATTCGCTCTTTCATGGCTTGGACATGCGAAATCACCCCGATCAGCTTGCCGTCTTGTTGTAAACCGGCTAGGGTTTCTAGTGCTGTATCCAGCGCATCTTCATCCAGCGTGCCAAAACCTTCGTCCAGAAACAGTGAGTCTACCCTGACGTTTTGGCTTGCCATATGCGACAAGCCTAGTGCTAGTGCCAAGCTGACGATGAAGCTTTCGCCACCGGAGAGGTTGCGGGTGGAGCGGACTTCACCTGCCTGATAGGTATCAATCACATTCAGTTCCAGCGGCTGCTGACGGTTGCGTGTCAGCAAGTAACGATCACTCATTTTCTGTAGCTGTTGGTTGGCATGGGTGATCATCACGTCAAACGTCAGACCTTGGGCAAAATTGCGGTACTTTTTTCCGTCTGCGGAGCCAATCAGCTCATGCAGATTATCCCAGCGGTTGCATTCGCGTTGTTGCACCGCAATAGTTCTGAGTTGTGCGTCCTGCTCGTGTTTCAGGCGTTCATTTTCCGCCAGCTTGTGCTGAATGCCACCAATATTCTGCTGGATGCCGCTCAGCTCGGCCTTGAATACATCACGCGCCTGCATTAGCTGCTCAGGGGATTGCCCGGTTAGCTGTTTGCCCCGTTCGTTTGCCAATTGCACCGTTTTGTCCTTGGCCTTGGTTTCCAGTTCTGCCCATTCAGTGGCAAGTTTCTGTGCTTGTTGAGCCAGTTGCTGGCGTTCGGTTTCGGGGAGGCAGGCGGCAAGATAGTCCACCTCATCGCTAAAGCCGATTTTAAGCAGCAGTGTCAGAAAGGCGTCTTCCTGTGTTTGTAATAGCTTGCTCCTGCCATCCATGGTGGTCTCAAGGGCGTGTTTTTCCGTCTGTAGCCTATGCAGTTCACGATTGGCAGCATTGGATGTCTGACGCTGCACTTCAAGTTGTGACTCCGCCTCTTCAACAGCTTTGAGCAAGCGGGATTCTTCCTCATCCGCTTGCTTGTTCCCGAACAAGGATAGCCGCTCTTCAAGACCCTCTGCCTGAACTTGCTTTAACGTTTGGAGTGCATCCTGCTGTCGGGTCACTTCCGTTTGTTGCTGGCGGTGCTGTTCACCCAGATGTTGTAGCTGTTGTTGCAGTGTTGTCAGTGATTTTTCAAGCTGGTTATGGTACTCGTTCCGCTCAATCCATTGCTGGCGACGGTAAGAGAGTTTGTGCTCAACTTGCTCAAGCTCATCGACAGAGAACGCTGGTATGCCATAGGGAATGATGGTGCTGGATACTACTGCCAGCTCTGCTTTGAGATGAGTATCAAGCTCCACCGCCTCTTGCTGGATGCGCTGGCATGTTTCAGCCGCTGAATCACTGGCATGAACCGCCTGCTGCATCTCCCGATCCAATTGGTGTAACGTCTCCTGCTGGTGCTGAAGGGATACCTTCAGTGCGCCGATAGCCTTTTCGTGTTGTTCGGCTGTTTGCACAAGCATGGTCGTTTCCGCCAGACGGGTAGCATTTTCCTGTTGCAGGGTTTGCAGCAGTGGTTTCCAGTCATCTTCAGTAGTCTCTATCGCCAGTGCTGAAAATTCTTGCTGGATGAGAGGAATTTCCGTTGCCATTTTTTGGGTGCATTCGCGTTGTTGAGCTGCATTGTTTTCTAGGTCTTTCTGGACAGTTACTTGTTGTGCATTCAGGTCGATAAGCTGTTTGGCGAATGCTTTGAGATCGGTTTTGGCTGATTTAAGCGCGTTGGCAGTTTCATCCAGCGGGGGAATATTGCCGGTGGCATAAGGATGATCGGGGGAGCCACACAGCGGGCAAGCTTCCCCATCCTTCAACTGGTGGCGGTGTTCTGTGAGGGACTGGATGGTTTTTAATAGTGTTTGACGTTCCTCCAGCCGTTGTACTTTGTCTTCCAGTGCAGTGTGTTTGGCTTGTTGTAGTTCACTCTGGTGATTCAGGGCAGTGCATTTAAGTTGATGCTGTTCCCGTTCGGTGTGGAGTGTGGCCTGTTTGTGTCTTGTTTCCCCAACAGACTGGATGGAACGGGACAGTCTTTCCAGTAGCCCTTTTTTGTCTTTTAGATCCGCCAAGGTTTGCCGCCATACACCCGTATCCTTGTCTTGCAGCAATTGTCTGAATTCCTCCTCTTGTTGGGCAAGGGTATGGCGGGTGTTTCCAATCTGTTGGGCGTGTGTTTCCAATGCAGCCGTTTTTGCCGTGCGTGCCGCCAGTGTTTGCTGTTGGAGGATGGTAGCGGATGCTTGTTCGGCAAGCTTGCCAGACAATTGTTGATTCAGACCGCGCAGCAAGATGAATTGTTGCTGGATACCAGCAAAATGTTCCACAAGGTTTTGATCAGTACGATGCTCAGCCAGAAATTGACGGGTTTCAGCCGCAGCCTTTTCTTTATCCGCCAACTCACCTTGTGCCGTTAGCTGCTGGGTTTTGAGCGTATCCAACTTGTCCTGTTGCGCCTTGAGTAGCTGTTCTGCCTGCTGAATTGTACTTGCCCGGTCTTTGATTCTGGCATCAAGCGCCCTGACCTGAGTGAAAATAGGCCGTAAGGTATTTTGTTGCTGTTTGGTTGTTTGCAAGTTACCAGTAGCCGCAGCCAGCACCTGTTCTGCCAGTCGGTAAGCACTTTCCTGCTGGGGAATGGACTCCAGCAAGTGGGTGTATTTTTGCTGGTCGGCGGTTTGTTGTTCGCGCATGGTGGATAGGCGAGTGTAATTCCCTGCCAGTTCCAATGCCTTGTGGGCATTGTCCAGTCGTAATTGTTCTGGCTGGAAAGCTTCATGACGGTCTCGCAGCGTTTCCCGGCGCGTACCCAGCAGAGCGAATTCCTGCTCAAGCACGGCTATGTTTTCCAGCCATGCGATGAACTGTTCATGCTGGTTAATTTGTTGTTCCAGTTGTTGGGTGACAAGGTGTTTTTGTTGTAGTTCTAGCCGGTACTGCTGTTCTTCCACCGCATTCAGTGCACGTAAACCCTTTAGCCCCGCTTGCAGGGTTTCCAGCTTTTTACGTTCGGTACTACGGCGTTCATGCACTTTGATGGAAATCTGGCTGTAAATGCCAGTTCCGGTAATTTGTTCCAGAATCGGCGCACGTTTATCTGGGTCTGCATTCAGAAATACGGCAAAACTTCCCTGTGCCAACAGGATGGAGCGGGTAAAACGCTCGAAATCCAACCCGGTAATGCGCTCAATTTGGTCAGCAACTTCACGCAATGCCGTGGCTATGGGCTTGTTAGCTTGTGCATCGACAATTTCGTGTTTGGGGTTTTGTAGCTCGCCTCCTGCCTTCTTTCTGGCACGATGCTGGCTCCAGTGACTACGGAACAGGCCAGTCTGGGTTTCAAAGGTGACTTCGGCATGACATTCGCCCGTATGCCGGGACATGATCTCGTTGCCGCCTTTGGTAATTTTCCCTAGTCGCGGGGTACACCCATAAAGTGCCAGGCAAATAGCGTCAAGAATGGTGCTTTTGCCAGCCCCTGTCGGGCCAGTAATAGCAAAAATCCCGTCGGATGTGAAAGCAGGTTGGGTAAGGTCGATGATCCATTCACCTGCCAGTGAATTCAGGTTTTTGAAGCGTATTTGCAGAATCCGCATGGTTTATCCCTGTCCTTTGCCTGATGGTTCTACTGGCACGTCTTCATGAAGTGAGTGCAGCACTTCTTGGTAGGTGTGTAACAGATCCGGCCATTGTGCTTCTGGTACAGCATGGACACTCAAGCAACGTTTAAACACATCCGTTACATCCAGATCATCCAGTGATTCACCCTCATTAGTTGGTTGCAACCCACAATCCGTGACCCGATTGTTCTTGATGCGCAGAATTTCCATGCTGGTTCCCGCCAGTAGGGATTCCAAGTGTTCACGCAGGTTACTGATCACTTCTTCTCCGGTATAGATGATTTCCAACCATGCTTGACTATGTGCTGCAACCAGTTCCGCAAGTCGGGTTTCGATGGCTATCAGGTTGCCGCGAATCTGTTCTAATGCTTGGAAAATGGGAACATCCAATGGCAAAACGCTTGCCGCTCTACCCCTGAATTCCACCAGACAGACAGTTTTGCGCTGGCGGGATTCGCCAAAACCCATCGGTAAGGGCGAACCGCTGTAACGCCTAGTTTCTGAACCACCCACCTTTTGCGGAACGTGCAGATGCCCAAGCGCAAGGTAGTCAATGCAGGCGGGAAAAACACTTGCACCAACATGGGCAAGCGAGCCAATGTAGAGTTCGCGCACCCCATCGCCGTCAATGGTTTGACCGCCTGCCGTAAACAGGTGTCCGGTAGCAACAATAGGTAGATCAGGATGGTTGGCATTGCGCTGCTGTTCTGCCAATTCACCCACTAGCGCATAATGGGAGCGGATACCATCCAGCAGTTTAGACTCCTTGTCTGCGATACTTTCCCCAGCTTCTGCTAGCCGGATGTCACGATCCCGTAAATAAGGCACGGCGCAAACTACCAGTTCTGGTGTGCCAGTTTGACTACTCAGCAGCAAAACTTCTTCTTCGGGCGAGCCGCTGGTTGCTCCGATGACGTGAATATTCAAGGTACGCAACAAATCTTTGGGAGCATTGAGGAAGGAAGGGGAATCGTGGTTCCCAGCAGTGATCACGACGTGGCGACAAGATGACTTGCCCACATTGCGCAGGAAACGGTAGTACAGTTCTTGGGCGCGGTTGCTGGGTGTGCCGGTATCGAACACATCCCCTGCTACCAGCAACACATCAACTTGATGCTGGTTGATGGTGTCTGTTAGCCAGTGTAGGAAAGCCGCGAATTCCTCATAACGTTTTTTGCCATAGAGAGTACGACCCAAGTGCCAATCAGAAGTGTGAAGAATTTTCAAGCTGACTTCCTGTACAGTGTCGTTTTCAAGAAATCCTCGGTATGTATAAAGTCAGGTTCGGAGTGGTTGATCTGACGCATTAGCGGTATGACCTTGGTTCGGACACCCATTCCTCGTGAATCGACATAGGCATAATCGCGTAAAATTTCCATAATCAACGGATTGCGGGGAGAACGTTGCCCTGCAATCATTTTTGTGACAGTCATAGAGTTTTGCATTTTACCGGGGCTGATTACCTCCAGACGATCTGCATAGCAGGTAACTTCTATATCGACAGCCCTTGTCCAATCACGATGAGCAAGCGCATTGATAACGGTTTCCCTCACTGCCTCCCAAGGATACAACCAAATTTTTTCCCTGCGCATGTGCTGGTCAATGTGAGCTGATTCCTCGGTAACGAATGGCTCAATGGCTGCGGCAAATTTCTCAATCAAGCCGTCATCGATCAATTGCTTTCTGCCATTTCCATCGACTTGCCATCGCCCCACTAAGGGAGCATCTAACACAATATCCAGTTGCGCCTGATATTCTTTGTCTGTTCCTGCGAATGCCATCACACGCAAACCTGATTGCCTTAGAAAACGACGCGGTTTAATGCCAAAACACAATAAACCGGCAATAGAGCAGACAGTATTCCCCAATCCATCCGAAGCCATCAGACCAAGCCCTAGTAAGCGTTCCATCCATTCAGCATTGGTTACGGGAATTTCGGAATCTCTAATAATACCCGCCAGATAACTATTCAGACGAACCAAATCAAGGTTTTCCAACGAAGTTCCCGCGACTGGAAGTACTTCGACATGCAATAAGCCACCACTTTCAAACAGGCGTAATTGCTGCTCACGGGAAGCCAGCTCCGAACGATCACCCATGCGGATGTACACTTCTTCACGGTTGTTATGTTTCAGCATGTAGGGCTTGGAAATACCGGGGGCAATGGTGATGACTGCTATCCGTTGTTGCTCCGCTATTTTTAACTCCTCATAAAACGGGATAATTTGCGGGAAAACTTTGTCGCGGAATACGTTCAGTACCCACTCCTGAGTGTTGGGCTGTTGCAGGCCAGAGACAGTGCCATCATCCTCGACTCCGAGGAGTATCCTGCCACCCTGAAAATTAGCCAGTGCCACAATCTCCTTGGCCAATTGCTCAGGGCGAATATCATCCCGTTTGAACTCAAGCCCTGAGTTCTCACCGTTAGCAATAATCTCCAATAACTCTGACTTAAGCATGACTAACCTCAGTTTAGCGTTGTGGGTGCAAACAAAAACTGCCGGGCAACTTTGGTTGACCTTAGTTCGGCGATGAAGGCATTATCCAGAGTTAATTTTCTCACCTACAGGCGCAGGATACCATAAGCGGATTTCACCTCTTTGTCGCGCTTGTTTTCCAATGACCGCGCACAAGCTAGCATTGCAGCAGTTATATTTGCGGTCATGCGTATCCATTTACTGAAGTTCCAGCCGATACAATGCCCCTTGCGTTTCGTCGGTCAATACATACAGATAACCGTCAGGGGCTTGTTGAATATCACGGATGCGCCCGACGACATCTTCCAGCAAGCGTTCTTCACTCACATAGCGGTCGCCATCCAGCGTAATCCGTGAAATCAGTTTGTCTTTGAGCGCACCTACCAGCAAACTGCCCTGCCAGCCGGGGTATGTGTCACCCGTGTAAAAGGTCATTCCAGAAGGTGCAATCGAGGGTGTCCAGTACAGCACGGGCTTTTTCATATCCGGTTGTTCGGTGATGCCTGCACCGATAACACCACCGCCGTATTCCTCACCATAACTGATCACAGGCCAGCCGTAGTTGGCACCTGCGCGTTCGATATTGACCTCATCACCCCCTTGTGGGCCGTGTTCGTGTGTCCACACCGAGCCGGTTTGCGGGTGAATGGCGATACCCTGCATATTGCGATGCCCGTAATTCCAGATTTCCGGCAAGGCATTCGGGGTGTTAACAAAGGGGTTATCTGCCGGAATCCGACCATCATCATGCAAGCGGATCAGGCTGCCGTGATGCGATGCAAGGTTTTGAGCTTCATCCTGATCGCCGCGATCTCCCAAGGTGAGGTAAAGGTCTCCGGCACGATCAAAGGCAATGCGCCCACCAAAATGCCGTTCACCGAACGATTTGGGTTTGGCAGCGAACAATGCCTGTACATCGCTGAGCACGCCGTCTTGATAGTGCCCGCGTGCTAAATGGGTACTGAAACCCGTTTCCTCATCCTGACCGGCGTAGGCAAAGTACACCCAACGGTTGCTGGCAAATTGCGGGTGCAATGCCAGCCCTAATAAACCACCTTGCCCATTTTCGTTAATGTGCGGCAAACCCGTGATGGCTTTGGGGTGTAATTTACCGTGTTGGATGCGTCGTAATTGACCGCTGCGTTCGCTGACAAGGATTTCACCATCAGGTAAAAACACCATGCTCCAAGGATGTTCCAAACCATCGACGATTTTGACAGCATTGACCTTAGCGGCAACGTTTAGCGGTATCAGCAATAAACTGAACAATAACAACCAGCAGTAGCTGGATAGCTGTGTTGGGTAAGGCATAACAGCCTCCGTGCGGATTTGGGGTTTTGCGGATACATGCAGTATAGCCAACGCGGGAGTCATGCGGTTTTTTTCAGATTGACGGGGCTGTCTTATGTTCTAATACAGCTAAAGCACCACGGAGAGCAGCAATGCATAACATGACTACGCAGAATTTAAGTAAATACTTTGAACAAGTCGGCAATTTGGCTGTAGAGGTCTTCCATATTCTTGGTTTATTTGTCATTGGCGGCACGATTGTATGGTCAGCCATCCAAGCCTATATCCACGAAATCATGAGCAAACCGTATGCCTCGTTGGATGACATCCTGCTGTTGTTCATCTATTTAGAACTAGGGGCAATGGTGGGAATTTTCTTCCGCACTCATCGCTTACCAGTGATTTTTTTACTGTTTATTTCGATGACAGCCTTGACCCGCTATCTCGCGATTGATCTGAAGATGTTTAATAATGTGCAAATTATCACGATGGTGGTGGCAATCTTACTGCTGGCAATCGCGGCGTTTGTGTTGCGCTACAGCGAACGGCATGTGTCAAGCCATGAGGAAATGGGCTTGCACCGCCACGACTTAAGTGACAGTGGCGGCACGAAGATTTCGTGAGGTTTACTCTGTTAGGTTGATGCAGCTAATTGTTCCAGTTCTTCCCAACGTGCAAACGCCTGCTCGAACTCCGCTTCGCTTGCGGCTAGCTCATCTTGCTTGACGGTAATTGCCGTGCTGCTTTGTTGGTAGAACGTTGGTGTACTCATTGCTTCTTGAAGTGCAGCAATGGCGGCTTCCAACTCTTCCAGACGGGTGGGTAATAAATCCAACTCGCGTTGATCTTTGAAACTGAGCTTTTTGGGTTTATTGACGGGTTTGACTGCGACTGGTGGTTTTTCCGCAGCTTTTGGCGATTTTTGCGCGGATTTTTCCGTAGGTAAGGCTGGGCGTTGCAACAGCCAGTCGTCGTAACCGCCAGCGTATTCGCCAATGATGTCCTTGCCATCAAGAGAACGCTCAAACACGATGCTGCGCGTGACCACCGAATTGAGGAAGCTGCGGTCATGCGAAATCAGCAACAGCGTGCCTTGGTAATCAATCAGCAATTCTTCCAGCAATTCCAGCGTTTCGGCATCAAGGTCGTTGGTGGGTTCGTCCAGCACCAATAAATTGGAAGGTTGCGCAAATAAGCGTGCAAGCAACAAGCGATTGCGTTCCCCGCCAGACAGCACTTTAACCGGCTTTTGGATTTGTAATGGGGTAAACAGGAAGTCTTGCAGGTAACTGATGATATGGCGTTTTTGACCGTTGACTTCCACAAAGTCAGAGCCAGAAACAATGTTATCCCGCAGGTTTTTTTCACCGTCGAACTGCGAGCGGTGTTGGTCGAAATACGCTACTTGCAGGCGCGTTCCCACGTTAACCGTGCCGGAGGTGGGTTGTAATTGCTCCAGCAACAGTTTGATCAAGGTGGTTTTACCAACCCCGTTCGGGCCGATAATGCCGATTTTGTCGCCACGTAATACCGTGGTGCTGAAATCGTTGATCAACAGGGTGTCTGCCCAACCGTAACTGAGGTGAGTGGCTTCCAGCACGATTTTACCGGAAGCGTCGGCTTGCCCGATTTGCGCTTGCACTTTGCCTTGGAGGTTGCGGCGTTGCTGGAATTCATTGCGCATCGCTTCTAAGCGGCGTACCCGGCCTTCATTACGGGTGCGGCGGGCTTTGACACCTTGGCGAATCCAGGCTTCTTCATCCGCTAAACGTTTATCAAACAG containing:
- a CDS encoding PQQ-dependent sugar dehydrogenase, with the translated sequence MPYPTQLSSYCWLLLFSLLLIPLNVAAKVNAVKIVDGLEHPWSMVFLPDGEILVSERSGQLRRIQHGKLHPKAITGLPHINENGQGGLLGLALHPQFASNRWVYFAYAGQDEETGFSTHLARGHYQDGVLSDVQALFAAKPKSFGERHFGGRIAFDRAGDLYLTLGDRGDQDEAQNLASHHGSLIRLHDDGRIPADNPFVNTPNALPEIWNYGHRNMQGIAIHPQTGSVWTHEHGPQGGDEVNIERAGANYGWPVISYGEEYGGGVIGAGITEQPDMKKPVLYWTPSIAPSGMTFYTGDTYPGWQGSLLVGALKDKLISRITLDGDRYVSEERLLEDVVGRIRDIQQAPDGYLYVLTDETQGALYRLELQ
- a CDS encoding ATP-binding cassette domain-containing protein, coding for MALLNLRNIHLENGDNRLFDSIDLQIDAGERLCLVGRNGTGKSTLMKLLCGEVIPDDGDVLHSPDVKIARLQQDVPHGMEASVFEIVAQGLTDLHPEDEWQVQWKVDTVLSRLQLDPDTRFESLSGGWKRRALLARALVSEPDLLLLDEPTNHLDIPAIEWLENFLLSFKSTLLFVSHDRAFVQKLATRIIELDRGKLTSWAGTFQQYQERKQAALEAEAQQAALFDKRLADEEAWIRQGVKARRTRNEGRVRRLEAMRNEFQQRRNLQGKVQAQIGQADASGKIVLEATHLSYGWADTLLINDFSTTVLRGDKIGIIGPNGVGKTTLIKLLLEQLQPTSGTVNVGTRLQVAYFDQHRSQFDGEKNLRDNIVSGSDFVEVNGQKRHIISYLQDFLFTPLQIQKPVKVLSGGERNRLLLARLFAQPSNLLVLDEPTNDLDAETLELLEELLIDYQGTLLLISHDRSFLNSVVTRSIVFERSLDGKDIIGEYAGGYDDWLLQRPALPTEKSAQKSPKAAEKPPVAVKPVNKPKKLSFKDQRELDLLPTRLEELEAAIAALQEAMSTPTFYQQSSTAITVKQDELAASEAEFEQAFARWEELEQLAAST
- a CDS encoding phosphate-starvation-inducible protein PsiE; its protein translation is MHNMTTQNLSKYFEQVGNLAVEVFHILGLFVIGGTIVWSAIQAYIHEIMSKPYASLDDILLLFIYLELGAMVGIFFRTHRLPVIFLLFISMTALTRYLAIDLKMFNNVQIITMVVAILLLAIAAFVLRYSERHVSSHEEMGLHRHDLSDSGGTKIS